Genomic DNA from Actinomycetota bacterium:
AGCTCATCGACGATCGCGCGTAACGTGGCGCGCTCGGCGTCAGCCTCGGCCACGACCTGACGCTGCTGGTCGGAGATCGCCTCGACCGCCGCGCGCCGCTCCTCGGCCGCGCGGGTGGCCGCTGCCGCCTCCTGGACGGCGATCTCAGCGCTGCGCTGCTGGTCGTGAGCCATCTGCAGCAGCTGATGGTGCTCCGCCAGGAGGCGCCGTCCGACCACGGCGGCGAGCGCGAGGTCGTGGGCGTCGCGCGCTGTCCCCAACGCCGAGGCGACCAAGACCATGGGATCTTCGGACCCCCGCGCCTTGTAGATCTCGGTCGCCCGTTGTGACAGCTCCGTACGTCGCTGACGCAACAGCTCGGCGCTGACCTGCGCTCGTTCCTCGACGTGTTGCTGAGCGGTGCGTGCGTCACGCTCGGACGCTCGGGCCTCGGCGAGCTGCCGTTCGACCGCGCCGAGGCGGGCACGCAGGTCGGTCAGCCGGTCCTGGACCGCCGTGTACCCCTCCCGCGCCCGTTGCAGCCGCTCGACGACGGCCTGGAGGTCATGCTCGGCGCGCTTGAGGTCCTGACCGGGCGCGGCGACCGCCACAACCGCGGGAGCGAGCGACGCGAACGTGATCAGCGTCACCATCATCAGGCGGCGCCACGCCATCTCGCCCCTCCCGGTCGCGTCACACTCCCCGACCCGACGGCCGCACGGGTACGGCCGTCGGGACAGGTCGACGACCCTAGCCCACTACCGTTGTCGTACTCGACGTGACTACAGTGCCCGATCGCCGTGGGCCGCCTCGCCCTCGGTCCGCTCGACGGGACGTTCAGGAGAAGGGCGCGCATGAACGCCAGACGACCACTGATCCTCGCTGCCACGCTGGCGCTCGGGCTGACCGCGTGTCCCGGGGACGAAGCCCCATCGCCGGGCGGGACCCCCGCGACCCCCGCCGAGGGTGAACGCGAGTTCACGATCACCGCCACCGACTACGCGTTCGACCTGCCGACCACGCTCCGCGGAGGTGTCGTGACCGCCACGTTGCAGAACGACGGGGAGCAGCCCCACGAGGCTGTCTTCGTCCGCGTCGAGCCGGGCACCTCCGAGGACCAGCTCCTCGATGCCTTCGACCAGGCCGTGGAGGGTGGCCCCATCCCCGACTCCATCACGGCGTTGTCGGGGATCGGCGTGGTGCCCCCCGGCGAGTCGGTGACCTCGACGTTCTCGCTCCCCGAGGGCGAGTACGTCGTCCTGTGCCCGTTGACGGACGAGGAACCGTCGGACACACCGCCCGGCGACGAGGGCCTACTGACCGAGGCGCCGGCCGAGACAGGTCAGGAGACCTCACCGCCGGCGACCCCGACCGAGGAGGCCCCGGCCGCGGGACCGAGCCCCGGACAGCCGGCCGAAGGTGAAGAGCCCGAGCCGCACTACCGGCTGGGGATGGCCACGTCGGTGGAGGTCAGCGACGGGGATGTCGCCGACCTGCCGGACGCCGACGGCACCGTCGTCGGCACCGACTACGCCTTCGAGGTGCCGGAGCTCACGGCCGGTTCACACACGCTGGTGTTCCGCAACGACGGTGAGGAGAACCACCACGCGGTTCTGTTGGAGTTCGCCGAGGGCGTCGACGAGGAGACCGTCGCACAGACGTTCGAAGCGTTCGGACAAGCCGGTGAGGGCCCACCACCGGAGGGGGTGGAGGAGCCCGAGTTCCTCGGCGCCTCATCGGTGTTCTCGCCGGGCCTCGGCGGCACGTTCGAGGTGGAGGTGACCTCGGGTCGGACCTACGCGTTCGCGTGCTTCATCCAGGACCGCGAGGGCGGCCCGCCACACGCGTTCGCCTACGACATGTACCAGGCGTTCACCGTCGAGTGAACCTTGGGCGGGGCGCCCGGGCCGAGCCGGTCCGGGCGCCCTCACGCATCGTCGACCGACGCGCGCATCGTTGACCGACGCGCGTATCGTCGAGGGGGCGTCGGGGGAAACCCCTCGGCGACCGGAGGTCGAGACGATGATGGCAGGCACCGGCGCGGCGACGATCCGCGAGCTGCTCACGGGCGGGGCGACGGTCAACATGCCCGGCGTGTACGACGCGCTGACGGCCCGGCTGGCTGACGAGGCCGGGTTCGAGGTGCTGTTCGTCTCCGGGT
This window encodes:
- a CDS encoding transglycosylase SLT domain-containing protein — translated: MAWRRLMMVTLITFASLAPAVVAVAAPGQDLKRAEHDLQAVVERLQRAREGYTAVQDRLTDLRARLGAVERQLAEARASERDARTAQQHVEERAQVSAELLRQRRTELSQRATEIYKARGSEDPMVLVASALGTARDAHDLALAAVVGRRLLAEHHQLLQMAHDQQRSAEIAVQEAAAATRAAEERRAAVEAISDQQRQVVAEADAERATLRAIVDELVADRAAREQLVVELKRRLRSVEAVLRTPQMLPFDQPAPRWSARLPAAGTRWAGAIDAAAARTGIDGRFFAALVWTESSFRPDVVSPAGAVGLAQLMPATAKALGVDPWVPRDNLSGGARYLHAQLTRFWNLELGLAAYNAGPTRVAEAGGIPEVVATQLYVLAVLDRWQHLRG